A genomic region of Manihot esculenta cultivar AM560-2 chromosome 15, M.esculenta_v8, whole genome shotgun sequence contains the following coding sequences:
- the LOC122721929 gene encoding uncharacterized protein LOC122721929, which translates to MPDVSCSLENVLHILIQCPFARSCWLSSPLGWPAPSASSLNEWFSLAFSSASVENASLMLMILWALLQNRNNVVWKGQGQTASGVFFMALNFLQQWKAARVVSSVSTIVDPARPIWSPPPHGWIKANIDSSLSLQRGSVGFGCVIRKDDGSFVAARAGSFYSQMNAKCAEAIAFREALSWIKECGWDRVLFELDTQFKIVNCFYLVMRK; encoded by the exons ATGCCCGATGTGTCATGTAGCCTTGAGAATGTCTTGCATATTCTGATTCAGTGCCCTTTTGCCCGCAGCTGCTGGTTAAGCTCGCCGTTGGGTTGGCCTGCGCCTTCTGCATCTTCCTTAAATGAGTGGTTTTCTTTAGCCTTCTCTTCTGCTTCTGTGGAAAATGCCTCCCTTATGCTAATGATCTTATGGGCTTTGTTGCAAAATAGGAACAATGTTGTATGGAAGGGCCAGGGTCAGACTGCGagtggtgtgttcttcatggcTCTGAATTTTTTGCAACAATGGAAAGCAGCCCGGGTCGTGTCCTCAGTAAGCACCATTGTCGACCCGGCTCGCCCGATCTGGTCTCCTCCGCCGCACGGTTGGATCAAGGCGAACATTGACTCCTCTTTAAGCTTGCAACGAGGTTCGGTAGGTTTCGGTTGTGTAATCCGGAAGGATGATGGGAGTTTTGTGGCTGCTAGAGCAGGCTCTTTTTATAGCCAGATGAATGCAAAGTGTGCTGAAGCTATAGCATTTCGGGAAgcattgagctggattaaagagtgtggatgggatcgagttcttttcgaattGGATACTCAG TTCAAGATTGTTAACTGCTTTTATCTAGTTATGAGGAAGTAA
- the LOC110601592 gene encoding (-)-germacrene D synthase-like, which produces MQIQVSASAHPPNAKTADVKRRSAGYQPSIWGDHFLSNNYHSLQNTNDGMYEHHAKLKQEVRSVLMMNVDKLSHKIDLIDSIQRLGVSYHFETEIDEILKQISSESDDDINDLYAIALKFRLVRQQGYNMSSDVFNKFKDSQGNFKDALVNDHRGMLSLYEATHLRVHGEDILEEALAFTTAHLESMVTPGMPLAPQITHALKQPIRKNLPRLEARRYFSIYEGESSCNPVLLSFAKLDFNILQKQHQKELSDIAKWWKELDFANKLPFARDRIVECYFWILGVYFEPEYSPARRILTKVIAMTSVMDDIYDVYGTPEELELFTAAIERWDISAINQLPEYMKEYYKTFLNVYTEIEKNLFDQKRLYRFYYAKEAMKNQVRAYFMESIWFHQKHLPTTEEYMSIALTTSAYALLAVTSLVGMGDIVTKDSFDWLFNEPKMITASQIICRLMDDIVSYEFEQKRGHLASSIECYMKQHSATKEEAVQEFKKWVVSAWKDINEECLYPTSVPMHVLTRILNLSRVMDVVYKNEDGYTHAGVLKDFVSSLLVDPV; this is translated from the exons ATGCAGATTCAAGTTTCAGCTTCTGCTCACCCTCCCAATGCCAAAACTGCTGATGTTAAACGTCGATCTGCAGGTTATCAACCTAGCATTTGGGGGGACCATTTCCTTTCAAACAACTATCACTCTCTGCAG AATACAAATGACGGAATGTATGAGCATCATGCGAAACTCAAGCAAGAAGTGAGGAGTGTGCTGATGATGAATGTGGACAAGCTTTCACACAAAATAGATTTGATCGATTCAATCCAGCGCCTCGGCGTGTCTTACCATTTTGAAACTGAAATTGATGAAATTCTAAAACAGATTAGCTCTGAATCTGATGATGATATTAATGACCTATATGCAATTGCTCTCAAGTTTCGGCTGGTTAGACAACAAGGCTACAACATGTCCAGTG atgtttttaacaagttcaaGGACAGCCAAGGGAACTTCAAGGATGCCCTTGTCAATGACCACCGAGGAATGCTAAGCTTGTATGAAGCTACGCATCTCAGGGTGCACGGAGAAGACATTTTAGAAGAAGCACTAGCTTTCACTACTGCTCACCTTGAGTCCATGGTTACCCCAGGTATGCCCCTCGCACCGCAAATTACCCACGCTTTAAAGCAGCCTATTCGGAAGAACTTACCCAGACTAGAGGCAAGGCGTTACTTCTCTATCTACGAAGGAGAATCTTCATGTAATCCAGTTCTGCTATCTTTTGCTAAGTTGGACTTCAATATATTGCAAAAACAACATCAGAAGGAACTGAGCGACATTGCAAA GTGGTGGAAAGAATTAGACTTTGCAAACAAGCTTCCTTTTGCAAGAGACAGAATTGTCGAATGCTACTTCTGGATTTTGGGGGTTTACTTTGAGCCTGAATATTCTCCGGCTAGAAGGATTCTAACCAAAGTGATTGCTATGACCTCAGTTATGGACGATATTTACGATGTATATGGAACACCTGAAGAACTTGAGCTCTTTACAGCAGCAATAGAAAG GTGGGATATTAGCGCAATAAATCAGCTGCCAGAGTATATGAAAGAATATTACAAGACATTTCTAAATGTATATACAGAAATTGAAAAAAACTTATTCGATCAAAAAAGATTATACCGTTTTTACTATGCTAAAGAAGCA ATGAAAAATCAAGTTAGAGCTTACTTCATGGAATCCATATGGTTCCACCAGAAACACTTACCGACGACAGAGGAGTACATGTCCATCGCATTAACTACCTCAGCCTATGCACTACTGGCAGTTACATCCCTTGTTGGAATGGGAGATATCGTAACAAAAGACTCATTTGATTGGTTGTTTAATGAACCTAAGATGATTACAGCCTCACAAATCATTTGTAGACTCATGGATGACATTGTATCCTACGAG TTTGAGCAAAAAAGAGGACACTTGGCGTCCAGCATTGAGTGCTACATGAAACAACATAGTGCTACGAAAGAAGAAGCTGTACAAGAATTTAAAAAATGGGTTGTAAGTGCATGGAAGGATATTAATGAAGAGTGTCTGTATCCGACTTCCGTCCCTATGCATGTCCTAACGAGAATTCTCAATCTTTCACGAGTAATGGATGTTGTGTACAAGAATGAAGATGGCTACACACATGCTGGAGTGTTAAAAGATTTTGTGTCTTCTCTACTCGTGGATCCTGTATAA